The Pseudobacteroides sp. genome has a window encoding:
- the spo0A gene encoding sporulation transcription factor Spo0A, which produces MKNEISVLITDDNIEFGDILNDYLNQTDGMKVIGIARDGLQALDMIKELRPDVVILDVIMPNLDGIGVLEKLSTMPSIRRPIFIMLSAIGQDIFIQQAMSLGAEYYIVKPFSVEVLISRIKQLHRENCISSFNEGKSYIKKASSSVLKHAENTNDIEVQVTYMMRDIGIPPHMAGYQYIREAIVQTVNNSKVFGSITKVLYPSVAQKFNTTPQKVERAIRNAIESTWARGNPDSIDTLFGYTINYSKGKPTNSEFIAMLADKVRINLNCQKS; this is translated from the coding sequence ATGAAAAATGAAATATCAGTACTGATAACAGATGACAATATCGAATTTGGCGATATACTAAATGACTATTTGAACCAGACTGATGGAATGAAGGTTATAGGAATTGCAAGAGATGGCTTACAGGCACTTGATATGATCAAAGAGTTAAGACCTGATGTTGTTATACTTGATGTCATAATGCCAAATCTTGACGGAATAGGTGTTCTCGAAAAATTATCTACAATGCCGAGCATTAGAAGACCAATTTTTATTATGCTATCTGCAATTGGCCAGGATATTTTTATCCAGCAGGCAATGTCCTTAGGAGCAGAATATTATATTGTTAAGCCATTTAGTGTTGAAGTGCTAATATCTAGAATAAAACAGCTGCATAGAGAAAATTGTATTTCGTCCTTCAACGAAGGCAAATCATATATAAAAAAGGCATCTTCAAGTGTATTGAAGCATGCCGAAAACACCAATGACATTGAAGTCCAGGTTACTTACATGATGCGAGACATCGGCATACCCCCTCATATGGCAGGTTATCAATATATTAGGGAGGCAATAGTACAGACTGTTAATAATTCCAAAGTCTTTGGCTCTATTACAAAGGTTCTTTATCCATCTGTTGCACAGAAGTTCAATACTACGCCCCAAAAGGTTGAAAGAGCCATCAGAAATGCAATTGAAAGCACATGGGCAAGGGGTAATCCGGACAGCATCGACACGCTTTTTGGCTATACTATAAATTACAGCAAAGGTAAGCCCACCAACTCGGAGTTCATAGCAATGCTAGCAGACAAAGTAAGAATAAATTTGAATTGTCAAAAGTCCTGA
- a CDS encoding adenylosuccinate synthase, with protein sequence MSTKIVIGTQWGDEGKGKYIDILAQDSDLVVRFSGGNNAGHTIVANGNKYALHLVPSGILHPGKTCIIGNGVVVDPAVLIGELRSLNEKGVNTDNLFISDRSHVIMPYHKVLDELQEKSRGNNSLGTTKRGIGPTYADKTERCGIRMCDLIDEKIFKEKVKSNLEIKNLIIEKVYGGEKLDADKIIEEYLEYAKILKKQITDTNFMLFTAISEGKNILFEGAQATFLDLDFGTYPYVTSSNPVAGGVCIGAGIGPTYINDVYGVLKAYTSRVGAGPFPTEQNNEIGDQIRELGFEYGTTTGRPRRCGWLDLVMIRYAARVNGLTALAINHIDTIGKIAKIKLCTSYKKDGVLINHFPASLEELAKCEPIYEEFDGWNEDISDIREFNSLPANAKKYLSRIEEVVGVRVKLIGVGKERTNTIVV encoded by the coding sequence ATGTCTACAAAGATAGTAATCGGGACCCAATGGGGAGATGAAGGTAAGGGAAAATACATTGATATACTCGCTCAAGATTCCGATTTGGTAGTTCGGTTCTCAGGCGGTAACAATGCCGGACATACAATAGTAGCCAACGGAAACAAGTATGCACTTCATCTTGTGCCATCCGGAATTCTACATCCGGGCAAAACATGCATAATCGGAAATGGAGTTGTAGTCGATCCTGCTGTTCTTATAGGTGAATTAAGGTCTTTAAATGAAAAAGGTGTTAATACTGACAATCTGTTTATTAGTGATAGATCCCATGTTATTATGCCATATCATAAGGTTCTAGATGAACTTCAGGAAAAAAGCCGCGGCAATAACAGCCTCGGTACTACAAAAAGGGGAATCGGACCGACTTACGCTGATAAAACTGAGAGATGCGGCATAAGGATGTGTGATTTGATTGATGAGAAGATATTTAAGGAAAAAGTAAAATCAAATCTTGAAATAAAGAATCTAATTATTGAAAAGGTATATGGCGGCGAGAAGCTTGATGCAGATAAAATAATTGAAGAATATCTTGAATACGCAAAAATATTGAAAAAGCAAATAACCGATACAAACTTTATGTTATTTACGGCAATCAGTGAAGGTAAAAACATACTGTTTGAGGGTGCTCAGGCTACATTCCTTGACCTGGATTTTGGAACCTATCCATATGTAACATCTTCCAATCCTGTAGCTGGTGGCGTTTGTATAGGTGCAGGAATCGGTCCCACATATATAAACGACGTTTACGGTGTTTTGAAGGCCTATACATCAAGAGTTGGTGCAGGTCCCTTCCCTACTGAGCAAAATAATGAAATAGGCGACCAAATCAGAGAACTGGGATTTGAATACGGAACAACCACCGGAAGACCAAGAAGATGCGGATGGCTTGACCTGGTAATGATCAGGTATGCCGCTAGAGTTAATGGACTTACTGCTCTTGCCATAAACCATATAGATACAATTGGTAAGATAGCTAAGATAAAGCTGTGCACAAGCTATAAAAAGGATGGTGTCCTTATAAACCACTTCCCTGCATCGTTGGAAGAGTTGGCTAAGTGCGAGCCAATTTATGAAGAGTTTGACGGATGGAATGAAGACATCTCAGATATAAGAGAATTTAACAGCCTTCCCGCTAATGCCAAGAAGTATTTGTCAAGGATTGAAGAAGTTGTTGGAGTTAGAGTAAAGCTTATTGGTGTGGGTAAAGAGAGAACAAATACCATAGTAGTATAA
- a CDS encoding shikimate kinase, whose protein sequence is MSKNNLIMIGMPSSGKTTVGNLLSERTGKSFLDTDHLLQNITGLSPKEYVDCYGLDKFLETQEQTVLNIKVENSVIATGGGVIYSEAAMEHLTKNGIVIYLKTSFEVLEDRVAKDRKLARRDGKSFHDVYLERIPLYEKCASLIIDCNEKLSTEIADEIINIIYSGKEL, encoded by the coding sequence ATGAGCAAAAACAACTTGATTATGATTGGCATGCCAAGTTCAGGAAAGACTACCGTAGGTAATTTATTATCCGAAAGAACAGGAAAAAGCTTTCTTGATACCGATCATTTACTTCAGAATATAACCGGTTTATCTCCAAAAGAATATGTAGACTGCTATGGGCTTGATAAATTTTTGGAAACGCAGGAACAGACTGTATTGAATATAAAGGTTGAAAATTCAGTTATTGCAACCGGTGGTGGTGTTATATACAGCGAAGCTGCCATGGAGCATCTCACCAAAAACGGTATAGTTATATATTTGAAAACCAGTTTTGAAGTATTGGAAGACAGAGTGGCAAAGGATAGAAAATTGGCACGCAGAGACGGAAAAAGCTTTCATGATGTTTATTTAGAGCGTATACCACTCTATGAGAAATGTGCGTCTTTGATAATTGACTGCAATGAAAAGCTTTCCACTGAGATCGCCGATGAGATTATAAACATTATTTATTCAGGGAAAGAACTTTAA
- a CDS encoding carbohydrate binding domain-containing protein yields MKKIVTILIMIILAFSAVSAYAEGNLLLNPSFEEVTGENPTGWEPWGYNGGSVFKVEEGEGHSGKKFVSITSESENDARYKQTVAVKENSTYKLSCWVKTENVGADKTGAIISLLDYVYSSKDLKGTNDKWEYTEMYFKPGKGVMSVVVTVSLGGHGNMNKGKAYFDDLTMEEVASVPSGAKVAPIEGKAPAENPASETGKSSNTGTIIIIIIVALIVIGLIIYIVFVSSRSGKAEKDNDEDQYCEADNETKNDEDYDDYE; encoded by the coding sequence ATGAAAAAGATAGTAACAATTCTAATAATGATTATATTAGCATTTTCTGCAGTATCTGCTTATGCTGAAGGGAATTTATTGCTGAACCCGTCATTTGAAGAGGTTACAGGAGAAAATCCAACAGGGTGGGAACCTTGGGGGTACAATGGCGGATCGGTATTCAAGGTAGAAGAAGGTGAAGGGCACAGCGGAAAGAAATTTGTATCCATCACAAGTGAAAGTGAAAATGACGCAAGATACAAGCAGACAGTTGCTGTTAAGGAAAATTCCACATACAAACTGTCCTGCTGGGTTAAGACAGAAAATGTTGGTGCCGACAAAACAGGTGCGATAATTTCTTTGCTGGATTATGTATATTCCTCTAAAGATTTAAAAGGTACAAATGATAAGTGGGAATATACAGAAATGTATTTCAAGCCTGGTAAAGGTGTCATGAGTGTTGTTGTTACTGTGAGTCTCGGAGGCCATGGAAACATGAACAAAGGTAAAGCATATTTTGACGATCTGACTATGGAGGAAGTAGCAAGTGTGCCAAGCGGTGCAAAAGTAGCTCCTATTGAGGGCAAAGCACCAGCTGAAAACCCAGCTTCAGAAACCGGAAAATCAAGTAATACCGGTACAATAATTATCATTATTATAGTTGCTCTTATTGTTATAGGTCTTATAATATATATTGTGTTTGTTTCATCAAGGTCAGGAAAGGCTGAGAAGGATAATGACGAAGATCAATACTGTGAAGCTGACAATGAGACTAAGAATGATGAAGACTATGATGATTATGAATAG
- a CDS encoding HU family DNA-binding protein → MNKTDLVNAISSKSGLNKKNSEAALNAFISTVQDTLKDGDKVVLVGFGTFEVRERAARKGRNPQTKEEITIPASKAPVFKAGKGLKDIVN, encoded by the coding sequence ATGAATAAAACAGATTTAGTTAATGCAATTTCTTCAAAATCAGGTTTAAACAAGAAGAACAGTGAAGCTGCTTTAAACGCTTTTATCAGTACAGTGCAAGATACTTTGAAAGACGGAGATAAGGTTGTTCTTGTTGGATTTGGTACTTTCGAAGTAAGGGAAAGAGCTGCAAGGAAGGGTAGAAATCCTCAGACTAAGGAAGAAATTACTATACCAGCTTCAAAAGCACCTGTATTCAAAGCGGGTAAAGGTTTAAAAGATATCGTAAACTAA
- a CDS encoding fumarate hydratase gives MKKITTQEISTAVEKLCIDSNYYLNSDIFNNLESGLAIEESGTGKEVLKQLLENASIAREEKLAICQDTGMAVIFIDIGQEVAIVNGNLSDAINEGVRNGYQKGYLRKSVVSDPILRQNTGDNTPAVIHYNITDGDKLKITVAPKGFGSENMSSLKMLKPSDGLEGVKKFILDTVSNAGPNPCPPIVVGVGIGGTMEKAAFLAKKALLRPINEFNPVHHIKELEIEMLESINKLGIGPAGLGGRVTALGLNIEVFPTHIAGLPVAVNISCHATRHAEIYL, from the coding sequence ATGAAAAAAATAACTACACAAGAAATATCTACAGCAGTTGAAAAATTGTGCATCGATTCCAATTACTACTTGAACTCCGACATTTTCAATAATTTGGAGTCCGGACTTGCCATAGAAGAATCAGGTACAGGCAAAGAGGTATTAAAACAGCTTCTGGAAAATGCCAGTATAGCAAGAGAAGAAAAATTGGCAATTTGCCAGGACACCGGTATGGCAGTCATATTTATAGATATCGGTCAGGAAGTTGCAATTGTTAATGGCAATTTATCCGACGCTATAAATGAAGGTGTAAGAAACGGATACCAGAAGGGTTATTTAAGAAAATCAGTTGTCTCAGACCCGATTCTTAGGCAAAATACGGGAGATAACACTCCAGCCGTAATACATTATAATATAACCGATGGGGACAAACTAAAAATCACTGTAGCACCAAAAGGCTTTGGAAGTGAAAACATGAGTTCTCTGAAAATGTTAAAGCCTTCTGATGGCCTAGAGGGAGTGAAGAAGTTTATACTCGATACTGTAAGCAATGCCGGCCCTAATCCATGTCCGCCTATTGTTGTTGGAGTCGGTATTGGAGGCACCATGGAAAAAGCTGCTTTTCTGGCTAAGAAAGCACTGCTAAGACCTATTAATGAGTTTAATCCGGTGCACCACATTAAAGAGCTGGAGATAGAAATGCTGGAAAGCATAAATAAACTTGGTATAGGTCCTGCAGGCCTAGGAGGGAGAGTTACTGCTCTGGGCCTCAATATTGAAGTTTTTCCCACTCATATAGCAGGTCTTCCTGTAGCTGTCAATATTAGTTGCCATGCCACAAGACATGCTGAGATTTATCTATAA
- a CDS encoding glycoside hydrolase family 9 protein, whose product MLKKLSVIGLLSFTAVAAASTANAAELLQTTTFTGGVSLPWHISESNENNSYSFIKDGKYVVHMDGKGTNKWDVQIRHREIAIQANHKYTVKFSVTADKSTKIYTKIGDMGEPYGEAWNNNWNPFSITAGQTLTVNQTFTASKDYKTAEWAFHLGGELATSLPVEISFISMSLDDPDFKPTPVPTATPARDIRVNQLGYYPNAAKKATLKVAAGASTTTWQLKNSSGTVVASGTTKPYGPDHASGENVQIIDFSDFKTVGKNYQLVAGSATSFPFDIGTDMYTSMKYDAIKYFYHARSGIEIKMPYAVDTKWARAAGHTKDTATLITGRNYNGPASVDGTGGWYDAGDHGKYVVNGGISLWTMQNIYEHSLAKGKDAQFADSKLNIPESGNGKNDMLDETRWEMEWMLKMQIPSGYDRAGMAIHKMADEAWTALATRPDQDTLKRIYYPPSTAATLNLAACAAQAARMWKTADSAFSSKCLTAAETAYAAAKKNPAVYAPYGQEPGSGTYGDNYVEDDFYWAACELYITTGKSDYLTDIKGYKAAFQMPVTLSGESNGMAGCFDWGATGGLGTLSLALHKLTEFPEVGTSIMKAADTFMAVQAKEGYGIPLAESTYVNEFAGQSETISGYPWASNSFVINESIVMAYAFDVSKGNSKYFNGVTESMDYLMGRNPLLQNYVTGYGENPLKYPHHRFFCPQIDPAYPSAPPGFLSGGPNSACQDPWASGSGLKGSAAQLTFLDHVESWSTNEVTINWNAPLAWITYYLDTYNGGVVQTSETPTTTTKPTTVVQVPEDVNQDRAVNMADVMFIARAFGTTSSDTKYDPACDLNKDGAINMADVMMLALKFGYTY is encoded by the coding sequence ATGCTAAAAAAATTATCAGTAATTGGGCTGCTTTCATTTACAGCAGTGGCGGCAGCGTCAACAGCTAATGCAGCTGAGCTACTCCAGACCACAACCTTTACAGGCGGAGTCAGCTTACCATGGCACATATCTGAAAGTAATGAAAACAACTCTTATTCATTTATTAAGGATGGCAAGTATGTTGTTCACATGGACGGAAAAGGAACAAACAAATGGGATGTTCAGATCAGACACAGAGAAATAGCAATTCAAGCAAATCACAAGTATACAGTTAAATTCTCTGTAACTGCGGATAAGTCTACTAAGATTTATACAAAGATCGGAGACATGGGTGAGCCATACGGTGAAGCTTGGAACAACAACTGGAACCCATTCTCAATCACAGCAGGACAAACTCTTACTGTAAATCAAACGTTCACAGCAAGTAAAGACTATAAGACTGCTGAGTGGGCTTTCCACCTTGGTGGTGAATTAGCCACCTCACTTCCTGTTGAGATAAGCTTTATCTCAATGTCACTTGATGATCCAGATTTTAAGCCGACTCCAGTACCAACAGCTACACCAGCAAGAGATATCCGTGTAAATCAGCTGGGTTATTACCCAAATGCTGCTAAAAAGGCAACTTTAAAAGTAGCTGCGGGAGCTTCAACTACTACTTGGCAGCTCAAAAACAGCTCAGGTACAGTTGTTGCATCAGGTACTACAAAACCATACGGTCCTGACCATGCATCAGGAGAAAACGTGCAGATAATCGATTTCTCAGATTTCAAAACTGTTGGTAAGAATTATCAGCTTGTTGCTGGTAGTGCTACAAGCTTCCCGTTCGATATCGGCACTGATATGTATACTTCAATGAAATATGATGCAATCAAGTATTTCTATCATGCAAGAAGCGGTATAGAAATTAAAATGCCTTATGCTGTTGACACAAAATGGGCACGTGCAGCTGGTCATACAAAAGATACCGCTACACTAATTACAGGAAGAAACTACAATGGTCCTGCAAGCGTTGACGGTACAGGCGGATGGTATGATGCAGGTGACCATGGTAAATACGTTGTAAACGGTGGTATCTCACTGTGGACAATGCAGAACATATATGAGCACTCCCTTGCAAAAGGTAAAGATGCTCAGTTCGCTGACAGCAAATTAAACATTCCAGAAAGCGGAAACGGCAAAAATGATATGCTTGATGAAACTCGCTGGGAAATGGAATGGATGCTCAAGATGCAGATTCCTTCAGGATATGACAGAGCAGGTATGGCAATTCACAAAATGGCTGATGAAGCTTGGACAGCATTGGCAACTCGTCCTGATCAGGACACATTGAAACGTATATACTATCCACCATCAACAGCAGCTACATTAAACCTTGCTGCATGTGCTGCACAGGCTGCACGTATGTGGAAAACAGCTGACTCAGCATTCTCATCAAAATGTTTGACTGCAGCAGAAACAGCTTACGCTGCTGCTAAGAAAAACCCTGCTGTATATGCTCCATACGGACAAGAGCCAGGTAGCGGAACTTACGGTGACAACTATGTAGAAGATGATTTCTACTGGGCAGCATGTGAATTATATATTACAACTGGTAAATCAGATTACCTTACTGATATAAAAGGCTACAAAGCTGCATTCCAAATGCCTGTTACATTGTCAGGTGAATCCAACGGTATGGCTGGATGCTTTGACTGGGGTGCTACAGGTGGTTTAGGAACCCTTTCACTTGCTTTGCACAAATTAACTGAATTCCCAGAAGTAGGAACAAGCATTATGAAGGCTGCTGATACATTTATGGCAGTTCAGGCTAAAGAAGGTTATGGTATACCTCTTGCTGAATCAACTTACGTAAACGAATTCGCCGGTCAGTCAGAGACTATATCAGGTTACCCTTGGGCATCAAACTCATTCGTTATCAATGAGTCAATCGTTATGGCTTACGCTTTTGATGTAAGTAAGGGAAATTCAAAATACTTCAACGGTGTTACAGAATCAATGGACTACCTGATGGGACGTAACCCATTGTTACAGAACTATGTAACAGGATACGGAGAAAACCCATTAAAGTATCCTCACCACCGTTTCTTCTGTCCTCAGATAGATCCTGCATACCCATCAGCACCTCCAGGATTCCTTTCAGGCGGACCAAACTCAGCTTGTCAGGACCCATGGGCTTCCGGTTCAGGTTTGAAGGGTTCTGCAGCACAGTTGACTTTCCTTGACCACGTTGAATCATGGTCAACAAACGAAGTAACAATCAACTGGAATGCTCCTCTTGCATGGATCACTTACTACCTGGATACTTATAATGGTGGAGTAGTACAAACATCAGAAACTCCGACTACTACTACTAAACCTACTACAGTTGTTCAGGTGCCTGAAGATGTAAACCAAGACCGTGCTGTTAACATGGCTGACGTTATGTTTATAGCAAGAGCATTCGGTACTACTTCATCTGATACTAAGTATGATCCTGCTTGCGATTTGAATAAAGATGGGGCTATAAACATGGCTGACGTTATGATGCTCGCTTTGAAATTTGGGTATACTTATTAA
- a CDS encoding glycosyltransferase family 2 protein, which translates to MSDSVIYSVVVPVYNEEQVVLESYKRLKKVMDSVNEPYEIIFVNDGSRDKTAFIVNEICEKDKNIKFLDFSRNFGHQIAITAGMDYTEGEAIIVIDADLQDPPEVIPKMIEKWKDGYEVVYGKRIERKGDTFFKKFTAAAFYRLLRRMTDVDIPVDTGDFRLIDRKVCIALSNVGERSRYIRGLISWLGFKQIGVEFSRDKRFAGETKYPLKKMVKFAFDAITSFSYKPLKIATYAGTLISFIGFIYLMVIIFQALFTKNTQPGWASLMAITIVFNGIVLMILGIIGEYIGRIYDEAKGRPLYIVRQTKNIEKDKKGLRGW; encoded by the coding sequence ATGTCGGATTCTGTGATATATTCCGTTGTTGTTCCTGTTTACAATGAAGAACAGGTCGTACTTGAAAGCTATAAAAGGTTAAAAAAGGTTATGGATTCAGTTAATGAGCCGTATGAAATTATATTTGTAAATGATGGTAGTAGGGACAAGACAGCATTTATAGTAAATGAAATCTGCGAAAAGGATAAGAATATCAAGTTTCTTGACTTTTCCAGAAATTTCGGGCATCAGATAGCAATAACAGCAGGTATGGATTACACTGAAGGAGAGGCTATAATTGTTATTGATGCCGATTTGCAGGATCCTCCTGAGGTCATTCCAAAGATGATTGAAAAATGGAAGGATGGCTATGAGGTAGTATATGGGAAAAGGATAGAAAGAAAGGGAGACACTTTCTTTAAGAAATTTACTGCAGCGGCTTTTTACAGATTGCTTAGAAGAATGACTGATGTAGATATACCTGTTGATACAGGGGACTTCAGGTTGATTGACAGAAAAGTTTGCATTGCCTTATCCAATGTTGGTGAGAGAAGCCGTTATATAAGAGGACTAATAAGTTGGTTGGGATTTAAGCAGATTGGAGTAGAGTTTAGCAGGGACAAGCGTTTCGCAGGTGAAACAAAATACCCACTCAAAAAGATGGTAAAGTTTGCTTTTGATGCCATAACATCCTTTTCATATAAGCCGCTTAAGATTGCCACATATGCCGGAACATTAATATCTTTTATAGGGTTTATATATTTGATGGTGATAATATTTCAGGCATTGTTTACAAAGAACACGCAGCCTGGGTGGGCTTCATTAATGGCAATAACAATAGTCTTCAATGGTATCGTTCTTATGATTCTTGGAATTATAGGCGAGTATATAGGAAGAATCTACGATGAAGCTAAGGGAAGACCTCTATATATTGTCAGACAAACAAAAAACATCGAAAAAGATAAAAAAGGTCTAAGGGGATGGTAA
- a CDS encoding DUF1858 domain-containing protein, whose translation MSKVTSQMIIADVLKIDRGTIAIFMNHGMHCIGCPSSSGESIEDACSIHGIDPEKLVRELNDYLATKE comes from the coding sequence ATGTCAAAAGTAACATCTCAAATGATCATAGCTGATGTTTTGAAGATTGATAGAGGAACAATTGCAATATTTATGAATCATGGTATGCATTGTATTGGATGCCCTTCATCTTCCGGAGAAAGCATCGAAGATGCATGCAGTATTCATGGAATAGATCCTGAAAAACTAGTCAGAGAGCTCAATGATTACCTTGCAACCAAAGAATAA
- a CDS encoding universal stress protein: protein MYLNSIRNILVCVTQQKTCERLIMEASNIKGNYGGELHVIHVAKNEWKFLDNVKEGEALEYLFRVSKSVGAKLSVLKSDDIVNTILEYINDNDINFIVVGKSKEMHKENNFIKTLENNITNVEICIV from the coding sequence ATGTATTTGAATTCTATACGTAATATACTTGTATGTGTTACTCAGCAAAAGACTTGCGAAAGACTGATAATGGAAGCCTCTAATATAAAGGGTAATTATGGGGGTGAACTTCATGTAATACATGTGGCTAAGAATGAGTGGAAATTCCTAGACAATGTAAAAGAAGGGGAGGCACTTGAGTACTTGTTCAGAGTCTCCAAGTCGGTTGGAGCAAAGTTGTCGGTATTAAAGTCAGATGACATTGTCAATACGATTCTAGAATATATCAATGATAATGACATTAATTTTATAGTGGTAGGTAAATCAAAAGAGATGCATAAGGAGAATAATTTCATAAAGACATTGGAAAATAATATTACTAATGTTGAAATATGTATTGTTTAG
- the aroA gene encoding 3-phosphoshikimate 1-carboxyvinyltransferase: MYLIVEKSKITGKIKIPGSKSHTIRALFLASLTKGASQIYDPLLSNDADSAVKVCEFFGANINFTDNKYEIDGFGTNPITPDDIVDVGNSGTTMRFAVSTASLNPGCTVLTGDYQIRRRPLGPLIESLNSLGANVFSTRNNGLAPVVVRGVLKGGNTSIDAITSQYLSSLLIHTPLLEKDSEISITRLNEAPYVEMTLWWLDKQGIKYQNNNFKSIYVYGNQSYKPFNMAIPGDFSSATFFAVQAAISGDEIIMENLDMTDPQGDKMVFSILKEMGATVDINSNSIRVKGNGLKGIEIDMNSIPDALPALAVLGCFAEGETRLVNVPQARLKETDRIAVMCMELKKLGADIEELPDGLIIRNSKLKGGNVEGHDDHRIVMSLAIAGLNIEGKVIINGAEAYNVTFPEFGDLIEGCGGKIALTESI, translated from the coding sequence ATGTATTTAATAGTAGAAAAATCTAAAATAACCGGAAAAATAAAAATTCCAGGCTCAAAGTCACATACCATTAGAGCATTGTTTTTAGCCAGCCTTACAAAAGGAGCTTCTCAGATTTATGATCCGCTTCTTTCAAATGATGCGGACTCTGCAGTGAAAGTATGTGAGTTCTTTGGTGCAAATATAAATTTCACAGATAACAAATATGAAATAGACGGCTTCGGAACCAATCCCATAACCCCTGATGATATAGTGGATGTAGGAAATTCAGGTACTACCATGAGGTTTGCAGTTTCAACTGCATCCTTGAACCCAGGCTGCACCGTATTGACAGGAGACTATCAAATACGCAGACGCCCCCTCGGTCCCTTGATAGAATCCCTCAACTCATTAGGAGCCAATGTTTTTTCCACAAGAAACAACGGCCTGGCACCTGTTGTAGTCAGAGGAGTATTAAAAGGCGGCAATACAAGCATTGATGCTATAACATCACAATATTTGTCATCTTTGCTTATACATACACCGCTTTTGGAAAAGGATTCCGAAATAAGCATAACAAGGCTAAACGAGGCACCTTATGTGGAAATGACCCTATGGTGGCTAGACAAACAGGGAATTAAGTACCAGAATAATAACTTTAAATCAATATATGTATACGGCAATCAATCTTACAAGCCATTTAACATGGCTATTCCCGGTGATTTTTCATCTGCGACCTTTTTTGCTGTTCAAGCCGCTATATCAGGTGATGAAATCATAATGGAAAATTTGGATATGACTGACCCTCAGGGAGACAAAATGGTTTTTTCCATTTTAAAAGAGATGGGAGCTACCGTAGATATAAACAGCAACAGTATAAGGGTTAAGGGAAATGGCCTTAAAGGTATTGAAATAGATATGAATTCAATTCCTGATGCACTGCCGGCACTGGCGGTTTTAGGCTGTTTTGCTGAGGGCGAGACACGCCTGGTCAATGTTCCCCAGGCAAGACTTAAGGAAACCGACAGGATTGCTGTCATGTGTATGGAATTAAAAAAGCTGGGAGCAGATATCGAGGAACTTCCTGATGGTCTTATTATTAGGAACAGCAAGCTTAAAGGCGGTAATGTTGAAGGTCACGATGATCACAGAATAGTTATGTCCTTAGCGATAGCAGGTCTGAATATTGAGGGTAAGGTAATTATAAATGGGGCTGAGGCCTACAATGTAACTTTCCCTGAATTTGGTGATTTAATAGAAGGCTGTGGGGGTAAAATTGCCCTTACAGAATCAATATAA
- a CDS encoding Fe-S-containing hydro-lyase, which produces MYHDINTPLSDEVIINLKAGDTVYITGTIYAARDAAHKRIHNLILEGKELPFNLKNQTIYYVGPCPAKPGHVIGSAGPTTSGRMDAYAPKLIELGLKGMIGKGLRTPEVVSAIKSFKSVYFGATGGAGALLAKSIVKEEVIAFPELGAEAVRKLEVVKFPVIVIIDCFGNNLYETGRKAFS; this is translated from the coding sequence ATGTATCATGATATAAATACTCCATTGTCAGATGAGGTTATAATTAATTTAAAGGCCGGCGACACCGTTTATATAACCGGTACAATTTATGCGGCAAGAGATGCTGCACATAAAAGAATACACAATTTAATTCTTGAAGGTAAGGAGTTGCCTTTTAACCTAAAAAACCAAACCATATACTATGTTGGCCCCTGCCCTGCAAAGCCTGGTCATGTTATAGGTTCTGCCGGTCCTACAACCAGCGGCCGCATGGATGCATATGCACCAAAGCTTATTGAATTAGGATTAAAGGGTATGATTGGTAAAGGACTCAGAACTCCTGAAGTGGTTTCTGCGATTAAGTCCTTCAAATCAGTCTATTTTGGTGCTACTGGAGGAGCTGGTGCACTTCTTGCCAAGTCAATTGTTAAAGAGGAAGTTATCGCTTTCCCTGAGCTTGGTGCTGAAGCTGTTAGAAAGCTTGAAGTTGTGAAGTTCCCTGTAATAGTTATAATAGATTGCTTCGGAAATAATTTATACGAAACTGGTCGTAAAGCCTTTTCTTAA